From the genome of Ziziphus jujuba cultivar Dongzao chromosome 6, ASM3175591v1, one region includes:
- the LOC132804275 gene encoding disease resistance protein RML1A-like: MVSTSFSSANPPHKQFDVFLSFRGEDTRDGFASYLYGALSAKSISTFMDDHKLERGHEISPTLDKAIKKSKILVVVLSENYASSTWCLEELVKILECKRNNGQTVMPVFYGIDPSVVRKQNGSYGIAFNELEERFRDRIEKVHQWRAALTEVSNLRGWDSKNYRPECKLVQKVVEDILKELPKYRSSFEHSKELLFGIEKNIKEVESRLSIGPKDVRIIGIWGMGGIGKTTLATIVFEKLSDEFEGCCFLPNVRGQHARNGLDHLRRKLLSNLLDDEDILTMDTLVGASSFILDRLRRKKVLIVLDDVDSSILLDALVRENHQLAPGSRIIVTSRNRQVLKGVSDDIYKVQRLNSFESFHLFCLHAFKSDPPAIDDQKMISEVISYEYGNPLALKVLGFSLHSRNKEEWESALKKLKRFSNPDIQDVLRISYEQLDDKGMKDTFLDIACIFDSSFARDYAESILVDNPYVKIDITGLLDKSLIENSEVLKDNELLMNDLIRQMGRQIARDEDEQPGNRCRLCDAKDACYVLENKTGTAAIEVISFNMSEITQNVRVCRSAFSNMCNLRILKVYCDNIGGYGFKLSIPNGLDSYLSDKLRYLWWDLYPLKSLPSKFNPENLVELALRGSHLENLWNYKVQSLPMLRRIDLSYSKFLTRLPDLSRSPNLERLNLEGCTSLVELLSPIQNLDKLAYLNLNGCTKLKNMKGTSRSTGYLDFILHGGIKNLLKNICQPSLTSQAHIPQKFQVNLTCLILSGTAIEEVDPSIGYLPGLVQLDMSYCTRLKSLPTSICNLKSLEMLSLAFCSKLEILPPLPSTLLHLGLYCCESLKSLSELPSLCFSLSVNYCKTLEKISTWRAPLLHNMKIINFNFFCGHIDFYGCEKLDQNTRNSILVDRAVLKILFRMKFGMTGPNSHDFRYPGDEIPKWFNYQTCGTSIKIMLCPNWNNANFLGLAFCIVLDQNKTDPNISLCINCKLNFKTMDDDHLHEYHDSRALLERKVSSDHLLMWYVAKLALQRSEKMVGLNWPSTCRTEASFHVLPCYYDCIELRYVKNLGSEYGQIKKFGIRFVYMADTARFDAETKSGNIRHYDEYCESSGSEAKRKNESYFDEYCGFHGEEDVEWHPTIKSKRLKVILPLSKRRKV, from the exons atggtttctacttctttttcttCGGCAAACCCCCCTCACAAACAATTCGATGTGTTTCTGAGTTTCAGAGGCGAGGACACCCGCGATGGATTTGCTAGCTATCTTTATGGTGCTTTATCTGCAAAGAGTATCTCAACTTTCATGGATGATCATAAACTTGAGAGAGGCCATGAAATTTCTCCCACACTTGACAAAGCTATCAAGAAATCCAAGATTTTAGTAGTCGTTCTTTCAGAAAACTATGCTTCCTCCACATGGTGTTTGGAGGAACTGGTGAAAATACTTGAATGCAAGAGAAACAATGGACAGACTGTTATGCCAGTCTTTTATGGCATAGATCCATCGGTTGTACGAAAGCAGAATGGGAGTTATGGAATTGCATTTAATGAACTCGAAGAACGTTTCAGAGACAGAATAGAAAAGGTGCACCAATGGAGGGCTGCTTTAACAGAAGTTTCTAATCTACGTGGGTGGGATTCAAAGAATTAcag gcCTGAGTGTAAGTTAGTTCAAAAAGTTGTTGaagatattttaaaagaattgcCTAAATATCGATCATCATTTGAGCATTCAAAGGAGTTGCTTTttggaattgaaaaaaatattaaggaaGTTGAATCACGATTATCCATTGGCCCAAAAGATGTTCGCATTATAGGTATTTGGGGTATGGGGGGAATCGGTAAAACCACCCTTGCTAccattgtatttgaaaaactatcTGATGAGTTCGAAGGTTGCTGCTTTCTTCCGAATGTCAGAGGACAACATGCAAGAAATGGATTAGATCATTTGAGAAGGAAACTTCTATCTAATTTACTAGATGATGAAGATATTTTAACGATGGATACCCTAGTTGGAGCGTCATCTTTTATTCTTGACAGGCTTCGACGTAAAAAGGTGCTCATTGTTCTAGATGATGTGGATAGTTCTATCCTATTAGATGCTTTAGTTCGAGAAAATCACCAACTTGCTCCTGGAAGCAGAATCATTGTTACATCTAGAAATAGGCAAGTGCTTAAGGGAGTATCCGATGATATTTACAAGGTTCAGAGGTTAAATTCCTTTGAATCTTTCCACCTCTTCTGTTTGCATGCTTTTAAGTCTGATCCTCCGGCAATTGATGATCAAAAAATGATATCAGAAGTGATAAGTTATGAGTATGGAAATCCATTAGCTCTTAAGGTATTGGGCTTTTCCCTTCACTCCAGAAATAAAGAAGAATGGGAAAGTGCACTGAAGAAGCTGAAAAGATTTTCAAACCCAGATATTCAAGATGTGTTGAGAATCAGTTATGAGCAACTAGATGATAAAGGGATGAAGGATACATTTCTAGACATTGCTTGCATCTTTGATTCATCTTTTGCTAGAGATTATGCAGAAAGCATATTAGTTGATAATCCTTATGTGAAAATAGATATTACTGGTCTACTTGATAAGTCTTTAATTGAAAATAGTGAAGTTCTTAAGGACAATGAACTATTGATGAATGATTTGATACGTCAAATGGGTCGGCAAATTGCTCGTGATGAAGATGAACAACCTGGTAATCGTTGTAGGTTGTGTGATGCCAAGGATGCTTGCTACGTACTGGAAAATAAAACG GGCACTGCTGCAATTGAAGTTATATCATTCAACATGTCAGAAATCACACAAAATGTAAGAGTGTGCCGTTCAGCCTTCTCAAATATGTGCAACCTACGAATTCTCAAAGTTTATTGTGACAATATTGGTGGCTATGGGTTTAAGCTGTCCATTCCTAATGGTCTTGATTCTTATCTTTCTGATAAGCTAAGATATTTATGGTGGGATTTATATCCTTTGAAATCAttgccatcaaaatttaatcCAGAGAATCTTGTTGAACTTGCACTTCGTGGCAGCCATCTTGAAAACCTTTGGAATTATAAAGTTCAG TCTCTCCCAATGTTAAGAAGGATTGATCTGAGTTATTCCAAGTTTCTCACTCGACTACCAGATTTGTCACGGAGTCCGAATCTGGAAAGATTAAATCTTGAAGGCTGTACAAGCTTGGTTGAGCTTCTTTCACCAATTCAAAATCTTGACAAGCTTGCTTATCTAAATTTGAATGGTTGCACCaaacttaaaaatatgaaaGGTACATCAAGGAGCACAGGGTACTTGGATTTTATTCTGCATGGAGGCATTAAAAATCTTTTGAAAAACATTTGTCAGCCGAGTCTCACATCTCAGGCCCACATTCCTCAAAAGTTCCAAGTGAATTTAACATGTTTAATTTTGAGTGGGACAGCAATAGAAGAAGTGGACCCATCAATTGGGTATCTCCCAGGTCTTGTTCAATTAGATATGAGTTATTGCACCAGACTTAAAAGTCTTCCAACCAGCATTTGTAATTTGAAATCTCTTGAGATGTTAAGCCTCGCCTTCTGTTCGAAACTTGAAATATTGCCTCCCCTTCCATCTACTCTGCTCCACTTGGGGCTATACTGTTGTGAAAGCTTGAAATCTTTATCAGAGCTTCCATCATTATGCTTTAGTCTGTCTGTAAATTACTGCAAGACATTGGAGAAAATATCGACTTGGAGGGCTCCACTATTACACAATATGAAAATcattaactttaattttttctgtGGACATATTGACTTTTATGGTTGTGAAAAATTGGATCAGAATACACGCAACAGCATACTCGTCGATCGTGCCGTACTTAAAATTCTGTTCCGTATGAAGTTTGGGATGACT GGCCCAAATTCTCATGATTTTCGATATCCaggagatgaaattccaaagtggTTTAACTATCAAACTTGTGGGACTTCAATCAAAATTATGCTTTGCCCAAATTGGAATAATGCCAACTTCTTGGGTTTGGCTTTCTGCATTGTTCTTGATCAAAATAAAACTGACCCCAATATATCTCTTTGTATCAATTGCAAACTCAATTTCAAAACCATGGATGATGATCATCTGCATGAATATCATGATTCTAGGGCTCTTCTGGAAAGGAAGGTTAGTTCAGATCACCTGCTCATGTGGTACGTTGCAAAGCTCGCTTTGCAAAGATCAGAAAAAATGGTTGGACTAAATTGGCCATCTACTTGTAGAACTGAGGCTTCTTTCCATGTCTTGCCTTGCTACTATGATTGCATAGAATTGAGATATGTCAAAAACTTGGGAAGTGAGTATGGCCAGATTAAGAAGTTTGGTATTCGCTTTGTATATATGGCAGATACAGCGAGGTTTGATGCAGAAACTAAAAGTGGAAATATAAGACACTATGATGAATATTGTGAATCAAGTGGAAGTGaagctaaaagaaaaaatgagagCTACTTTGATGAATATTGTGGCTTTCATGGTGAAGAAGATGTTGAATGGCATCCGACCATTAAATCTAAGAGACTGAAGGTTATCCTACCATTATCTAAGAGACGGAAGGTTTAA